The genomic segment GAAAGCAGCCAAAGAGTGGCGGTTTAATCCTGCCCGCAAAGAGCATCAAAAGATCGGGAGCTGGATTTTAGTACCGATTAGATTTAGATTAGAAGCATAGAGAGGTGGCATAAATGCAGTATCTATTAGCTAAAGGCGGAGTAATTATTTATCCGTTATTATTATGTTCAATAATAGTAGTAACCCTAGCTTTAGAGCGGTTATATCAATTTTCCAGAATATCTAAGGAATTATCCAATAACTTAATGAATCAGATTAAAGATAAGATCAGTTCTAATAAAGTTGATAAAGCAGTTGAGCTCTGCGAAGAGGTTAAGGGCCCTATTGGCAAGGTCTTAAAGCAGGGGATTCTCCATTTAGATAAAGAACCTGAAGAGATAGAGGAGCAGATGGCTGAAGTTGAGTTAGAGGAATTTCCCAAGCTAGAGAAGCATCTGGGCCTTCTAAACTTTATCGGCAAGATCAGTCCTTCATTGGGACTGTTAGGGACTGTAACGGGAATGATCAAGACATTCCATGTTCTATCTATGAGCGGCAAGCCGGAGCAGTTAGCTCAGGGGATTTCTGAAGCTTTGACTACCACAGCAACGGGGCTAGTTATTTCGATTCCGGCTTTAGGTGCTTACTATTACTTTACAAATAAATTACAGCAGATTGCTTTACATACCGAAAAGCGGGAGAAGGAATTGATTAATTATATTAAAGAGGTAGGGGCTAACGATGAAGTATAAGTTTAAGCGGGATGATCTAGAGATTAATTTAGCTCCTATGATTGATGTAGTCTTTCTCTTGCTTATCTTCTTTATAGTAGCCTCTACATTGAATTTAAGAGAGGTCAAGTCTAATATTCAATTGCCTGATACAGAAGTAGTTGAAGAGAAGAAGGAGACTGAAATTAATATTTCGGTTACTGAAGAAGGAGAAGTATATTTAGGAAAAGAAAGAGTCAAACTAACTGAATTAGAGGAGAGACTGCGTAATAAGACAGAGGATGAGTCAATTAAAACCTTAACAGTCTTTGCTGATAAAGAGGTAGCTT from the Acetohalobium arabaticum DSM 5501 genome contains:
- a CDS encoding MotA/TolQ/ExbB proton channel family protein, which translates into the protein MQYLLAKGGVIIYPLLLCSIIVVTLALERLYQFSRISKELSNNLMNQIKDKISSNKVDKAVELCEEVKGPIGKVLKQGILHLDKEPEEIEEQMAEVELEEFPKLEKHLGLLNFIGKISPSLGLLGTVTGMIKTFHVLSMSGKPEQLAQGISEALTTTATGLVISIPALGAYYYFTNKLQQIALHTEKREKELINYIKEVGANDEV
- a CDS encoding ExbD/TolR family protein, with translation MKYKFKRDDLEINLAPMIDVVFLLLIFFIVASTLNLREVKSNIQLPDTEVVEEKKETEINISVTEEGEVYLGKERVKLTELEERLRNKTEDESIKTLTVFADKEVAFQKVIQVMDIAKKIEVNNLNFALHKSK